From Klebsiella electrica, the proteins below share one genomic window:
- a CDS encoding DJ-1/PfpI family protein, with amino-acid sequence MPVQVGIYIFDNVEVLDFAGPYEVFTCASRVHRGEPALFNVFTIGETQETVYARAGLKLTPEVTIANAPPIDCLIIPGGVVDAELKKDHVIAWIRQQSFTTAITASVCTGAFLLARAGILSDKAATTHWENIADLRTMFPQLAVKEGVRWVDEGPIVSSAGISAGIDMCLHLVERFSERALAERTAKQLAFDWTENTPGV; translated from the coding sequence ATGCCTGTACAAGTGGGAATCTATATTTTCGATAATGTTGAAGTTCTCGATTTTGCCGGGCCTTATGAGGTTTTTACATGCGCCTCCAGGGTGCATCGGGGAGAGCCGGCACTGTTTAATGTTTTTACGATAGGCGAAACGCAGGAAACCGTATATGCACGCGCTGGCCTCAAACTTACCCCTGAAGTGACGATAGCCAACGCCCCACCAATAGACTGCCTGATTATTCCCGGCGGCGTGGTGGATGCAGAGCTGAAAAAGGACCATGTCATTGCCTGGATCCGTCAGCAGTCATTCACCACGGCGATCACCGCCTCCGTGTGCACAGGGGCGTTTTTACTCGCCAGGGCCGGCATTTTATCCGACAAAGCGGCCACCACCCATTGGGAGAATATCGCCGATCTGCGAACGATGTTCCCGCAGCTAGCCGTAAAAGAGGGCGTGCGTTGGGTTGATGAGGGGCCGATTGTCTCCTCCGCCGGGATCTCGGCGGGTATTGATATGTGCCTGCATTTAGTCGAACGCTTTTCCGAACGGGCGCTGGCCGAGCGTACGGCAAAACAGCTGGCGTTTGACTGGACCGAGAATACGCCAGGGGTTTGA
- a CDS encoding type II toxin-antitoxin system TacA family antitoxin — translation MKPDIREAPINIRAKTSQRDLIDMAANLVSKSRTDFMLEAACREAQDILLDQRLFLLDDKQFESFIEELDAPMTAERQARIDNLMNRKSPWE, via the coding sequence ATGAAACCGGACATCCGTGAAGCCCCGATAAATATTCGGGCAAAAACATCACAACGCGATCTTATCGACATGGCCGCAAACCTTGTATCAAAATCACGTACTGATTTTATGCTCGAGGCGGCCTGCCGCGAGGCCCAGGACATTCTGCTGGATCAGCGCTTATTTCTGCTGGACGATAAGCAGTTTGAGTCATTTATTGAAGAGCTTGATGCCCCTATGACAGCGGAGCGCCAGGCGCGTATTGATAACCTGATGAACCGCAAATCGCCATGGGAATGA
- a CDS encoding GNAT family N-acetyltransferase: MGMRPPESLTPEHDIAEFCCQDPGLNEWLKKKALKNHSTGISRVYVVCAGNTNRVIAYYCLSSGSVHRNTVPGTYRRNAPESVPVIVQGRLAVDVSWAGKGLGAALLKDAIYRTQNIAVQVGVRALLVHALNDEVRDFYTRFGFEPSIVNVLTLLFPIRL; the protein is encoded by the coding sequence ATGGGAATGAGGCCCCCGGAATCACTCACCCCTGAACACGACATTGCTGAATTTTGTTGCCAGGACCCAGGTCTTAATGAGTGGTTGAAGAAGAAAGCACTGAAAAACCACAGTACGGGCATTTCAAGGGTCTATGTGGTCTGTGCCGGGAACACAAACAGGGTGATCGCGTATTACTGCTTGTCTTCCGGAAGTGTGCACCGAAACACAGTTCCTGGGACCTACCGTCGTAATGCACCTGAGTCCGTACCGGTCATCGTTCAGGGAAGGCTTGCGGTCGATGTATCCTGGGCAGGAAAGGGACTCGGAGCTGCGCTGCTTAAGGACGCCATATACCGCACCCAAAACATCGCAGTGCAGGTTGGCGTGAGGGCGCTTCTCGTCCACGCCCTGAATGATGAAGTCAGGGATTTTTATACCCGGTTTGGTTTTGAGCCTTCTATTGTTAACGTTCTGACATTATTGTTCCCGATCAGACTCTGA
- a CDS encoding dihydrofolate reductase family protein, which produces MVTTHVFIAVSLDGYIARQDGDIGWLLQRDDPTEDHGYAAFIADKDWIVMGRGSYEKILTFDEWPYDRPVLVLSRQLADTPVPGALKGKVQFSNRTPKEVIDDLATQNAHRVYIDGGQLIQSFLREGLVADIVITTIPVLLGSGKPLFGSLPHDIDLTLLSSRSFPSGLVQSYYRLTP; this is translated from the coding sequence ATGGTCACCACACATGTTTTTATCGCGGTCAGTCTTGATGGCTACATCGCCCGCCAGGATGGCGATATTGGCTGGCTGTTACAGCGCGATGATCCGACAGAGGATCATGGTTATGCCGCGTTCATCGCTGACAAAGATTGGATCGTTATGGGCCGGGGGAGCTATGAGAAGATACTGACCTTTGACGAATGGCCTTATGACCGGCCCGTGCTGGTGCTCTCCCGGCAGTTAGCCGATACCCCTGTGCCCGGGGCACTTAAGGGCAAAGTGCAGTTCTCTAATCGCACGCCGAAAGAGGTGATTGATGACCTGGCGACGCAGAACGCACATCGCGTCTATATCGACGGCGGGCAGCTGATACAGTCGTTCCTGCGCGAAGGGCTGGTTGCCGATATTGTTATCACTACCATTCCTGTCCTGCTCGGTTCGGGAAAGCCGCTGTTCGGATCCCTTCCCCATGATATTGATTTGACGCTGTTATCAAGCCGAAGCTTCCCCTCGGGTCTGGTGCAGTCGTACTATCGTCTGACGCCATAA
- a CDS encoding tetratricopeptide repeat protein produces the protein MIKFPTKKRVDVYKNAVSSEQLQQDLAAAQEFMFDAWETDDLDTVLKLIRKAIKKSPLCADAYSFYSKISEESPESKVSYLETALYAANIALGEDFQEFAGNFWGFVETRPYMRAKAALADALWESGNFHPAMAHCREMLKLNPNDNQGIRHLLTNYYLELEMVDDLTLLLDDYSGDVRPFLQYTRALLAYRQSSPDADDIAKATIDSNRHIPGLLSKYRLQPKSNSGYITLGGMDEAIYYVNNNIKPWIRTPGAIEWIVNRI, from the coding sequence ATGATTAAATTCCCAACTAAAAAGCGCGTTGATGTATATAAAAACGCCGTCAGTTCTGAGCAATTACAGCAGGATCTGGCTGCAGCTCAGGAGTTTATGTTCGATGCCTGGGAAACTGATGACCTGGACACGGTGCTGAAACTCATAAGAAAAGCTATCAAAAAATCTCCGCTCTGCGCTGACGCATACTCCTTCTACAGCAAGATATCTGAAGAGTCTCCTGAGTCAAAAGTCAGTTATCTTGAAACGGCGCTGTATGCTGCCAACATCGCACTTGGCGAAGATTTCCAGGAATTCGCGGGCAATTTCTGGGGATTTGTCGAAACACGTCCCTATATGAGAGCAAAAGCAGCTTTGGCTGATGCCTTATGGGAGTCAGGTAATTTCCACCCAGCCATGGCTCATTGCCGAGAAATGCTTAAGCTCAATCCGAACGATAACCAGGGGATTCGTCATTTATTAACGAACTATTACCTTGAACTCGAAATGGTGGATGATCTGACCTTATTACTGGATGATTATTCAGGTGATGTGCGCCCGTTTCTTCAGTATACACGCGCCCTCCTCGCCTACCGACAGTCATCCCCGGATGCCGATGATATCGCTAAAGCTACGATTGATTCTAATAGACACATCCCCGGGTTGTTATCGAAGTACAGATTGCAGCCCAAGTCTAACAGTGGATACATCACGTTAGGTGGAATGGATGAAGCCATTTATTACGTGAATAATAATATAAAGCCCTGGATTCGCACCCCTGGTGCAATTGAATGGATTGTCAATCGCATTTAA
- a CDS encoding ABC transporter six-transmembrane domain-containing protein: protein MNTENIPVPSANTSASGTLRLLASRYRKKLLFTFLLVVAENVTYLLYPILAGASINAILSGLTLNAVLYGLMILFIWCLGAARRSVDTRTFARIYATLAVSVVMAQRKNNFNHSTVAARVALSREFVDFFELHLPMLITSLVSMCGAAVMLMIIESWAGVACLVILAFLACFLPGFARKNETLYNRLNNRLEKEVDFVTKATTLSLQRHYSTLAKLRIRLSDREAIGYLSIGVLVALLFSLTIIWMTKSAGISAGHIYSVMTYMWMFATSLDDGPQLLEKISQLKDIGKRVSTDTGEEK, encoded by the coding sequence ATGAACACTGAAAATATCCCTGTGCCCTCCGCGAACACAAGTGCCTCTGGCACCTTAAGATTACTTGCCAGTCGCTACCGCAAAAAACTGTTGTTTACATTTTTGCTGGTTGTTGCCGAAAACGTCACCTATCTGTTGTACCCCATCCTTGCAGGCGCCTCCATTAACGCCATACTGTCGGGGCTGACGTTAAATGCAGTACTTTATGGGCTGATGATCTTATTTATCTGGTGCCTGGGTGCGGCGCGCAGAAGCGTGGATACCCGGACTTTTGCCAGAATCTATGCGACCCTGGCGGTCTCTGTGGTCATGGCACAACGTAAAAATAATTTTAATCATTCAACCGTTGCAGCGCGCGTGGCGTTGTCGCGAGAGTTTGTTGATTTCTTTGAATTGCATCTGCCTATGCTCATCACTTCGCTGGTATCGATGTGCGGTGCTGCGGTGATGTTGATGATTATTGAATCCTGGGCAGGTGTTGCCTGTCTGGTCATTCTGGCTTTCCTTGCATGCTTTCTACCCGGTTTTGCCAGGAAAAATGAAACGCTATATAACAGGCTTAACAACCGTCTTGAAAAGGAGGTTGATTTTGTTACGAAAGCTACAACTTTATCTTTGCAGCGACATTATTCTACGCTCGCCAAATTACGTATACGCCTCTCTGACCGTGAAGCCATAGGCTATCTGTCCATTGGTGTGCTTGTCGCCCTGCTATTTAGCCTGACCATTATCTGGATGACGAAGTCGGCGGGGATAAGCGCCGGGCATATTTACTCAGTGATGACCTATATGTGGATGTTTGCCACCAGTCTTGATGATGGCCCACAACTGCTCGAGAAAATTTCACAGCTAAAGGATATTGGTAAACGGGTGAGCACTGATACAGGGGAAGAGAAGTGA
- a CDS encoding TetR/AcrR family transcriptional regulator, which yields MKAKSELMKERILKAAVDLFIEKGIEKVTTRDLTEYLGISRSHTYHYFKDWQSLCLAAVTNFMNDELEEFCSIIQPLSASEKLQEFIDGMISNAPDPTRKLYGSLWLLSSHDEAYASLMRTVLDKWQQVLVNIIQSGMDERTFRIVDAQRVARQLDAMLFGYGEHLLTLPSEGLVKLAKEDIDDFIQRNILHDRLRQP from the coding sequence ATGAAAGCTAAATCCGAGCTGATGAAAGAGAGAATTCTTAAGGCTGCTGTGGACTTGTTTATTGAGAAGGGGATTGAAAAGGTTACAACGCGCGATCTGACTGAATATTTAGGCATATCCCGTAGCCATACATATCACTATTTTAAAGACTGGCAGTCCCTGTGTCTCGCAGCGGTAACAAACTTTATGAATGACGAACTGGAAGAGTTTTGCTCCATCATTCAACCTTTAAGCGCCAGTGAAAAGTTGCAGGAATTTATTGATGGTATGATTTCCAACGCCCCAGACCCGACCCGAAAGCTATATGGTTCCTTATGGTTGCTTTCCTCCCATGACGAAGCCTACGCGAGTTTGATGCGGACCGTTTTGGACAAGTGGCAGCAGGTGCTGGTGAACATTATCCAGTCAGGCATGGATGAGCGTACGTTTCGCATTGTCGATGCGCAACGCGTAGCGCGGCAGTTGGATGCCATGCTATTTGGTTACGGTGAACACCTGTTAACCTTACCCTCTGAAGGTTTAGTTAAGCTGGCGAAGGAAGATATAGATGATTTTATTCAACGAAACATACTCCATGATCGCCTGCGCCAGCCCTGA
- a CDS encoding helix-turn-helix domain-containing protein: MNNGYSATKISRELNISRSTVYKVIKEPADI, from the coding sequence ATAAACAATGGATACAGTGCAACAAAAATATCACGGGAACTCAATATTTCACGCTCAACCGTTTATAAAGTAATAAAAGAGCCAGCTGATATTTAA
- a CDS encoding alpha/beta hydrolase family protein, which yields MIKYIVSFSIVIVVFIIFFLTRLSDFELSGYGQQRSVSFKHNNDVLAGTLILPPGKLSPPFVLLVHGDGPQDRWSEGGYIPLVKFLVSQGIAVYSWDKPGVGKSTGNWLAQTMPDRAEEAVLALKKLREQPELKKSRGGYLGFSQAGWVVPQASQLTATQFAVLTGAAINWRNQSIYYTGQRLKIEGRTLNDIQEAKKHEAVVFDRQFTEEAVVLPCNSRCTRQDFERRNALADATKDISGTHTPVLILMGKDDRNVDSDETAAAWAKTLPVGTPRCIRQLPGATHGLLRSEWFDYQLSSQWPLWKQGLFLLSGRYAYSPGALRTVSSWILNQNCVD from the coding sequence ATGATTAAATATATAGTTTCATTTTCAATTGTAATTGTCGTTTTCATTATTTTTTTTCTTACCCGATTATCTGATTTCGAACTTTCAGGGTACGGGCAACAACGCTCTGTATCTTTTAAGCATAATAACGATGTTCTGGCGGGAACGTTGATTCTGCCTCCCGGTAAGCTTTCTCCTCCATTTGTGCTTTTAGTTCATGGAGACGGACCTCAGGACCGCTGGTCAGAAGGTGGATATATTCCATTGGTTAAATTCCTTGTCTCACAGGGAATAGCCGTTTATTCATGGGATAAACCTGGCGTGGGTAAAAGTACAGGTAACTGGCTGGCACAGACAATGCCAGATCGCGCAGAGGAGGCGGTTTTGGCGTTAAAAAAACTGAGGGAACAGCCAGAACTGAAAAAAAGTCGCGGAGGTTATCTTGGCTTCTCGCAGGCAGGTTGGGTTGTACCGCAGGCAAGCCAGCTGACAGCAACTCAATTTGCTGTACTGACAGGTGCGGCGATAAACTGGCGGAATCAGAGCATATACTATACAGGACAAAGACTTAAAATCGAAGGTCGCACTCTGAATGATATTCAGGAAGCTAAAAAGCATGAAGCAGTGGTTTTTGACCGTCAGTTTACAGAAGAAGCAGTTGTTCTCCCCTGCAACTCCCGATGTACGCGCCAGGACTTCGAACGCAGGAATGCCCTGGCTGATGCGACGAAAGATATTTCCGGCACACATACTCCGGTATTAATTCTGATGGGCAAGGATGACCGGAATGTAGACTCTGATGAAACAGCAGCGGCCTGGGCCAAAACACTACCGGTGGGCACTCCCCGTTGCATCAGGCAGTTGCCGGGGGCCACTCACGGGCTTTTAAGAAGTGAATGGTTTGATTATCAGCTTTCCTCTCAGTGGCCTTTGTGGAAACAGGGATTGTTTCTGCTGTCAGGGAGATACGCATATTCGCCCGGAGCACTCAGGACTGTCTCATCATGGATCCTGAATCAGAACTGTGTGGATTGA
- a CDS encoding DUF6904 family protein, whose translation MLRYELTPNNAGFILWGDSEALNELHELIHYIVDESPLIKVKDGFMLSLAYDIRKAREGNRRVEQHQYDQHDTYKLYGVELLWPLVLVQSSILRNSMGYIQTDKNQLSVMYAFEYLIESALTESERTTSNDIMLTVKYASDSDFNFIEDNIDSRCCYFISLSPEQRKKQLISIVRSFHSLWGKYAREKQDIKMLNEMNNTSWVWPDNINW comes from the coding sequence ATGCTTCGATACGAGTTAACGCCGAACAATGCAGGTTTTATACTGTGGGGAGATTCAGAAGCCCTGAATGAATTACATGAACTCATTCATTACATCGTGGATGAAAGCCCACTGATTAAAGTTAAAGACGGATTTATGTTATCCCTTGCCTATGATATTCGTAAAGCACGGGAAGGTAATCGTCGTGTTGAGCAACATCAGTATGATCAACATGATACATATAAGCTTTATGGTGTTGAGCTTTTATGGCCTCTGGTCCTGGTACAGTCCTCAATACTCAGAAACTCAATGGGTTATATTCAGACAGACAAAAACCAGCTGTCTGTCATGTATGCCTTTGAATACCTGATAGAATCAGCATTAACAGAGTCTGAGAGAACAACGTCGAATGATATTATGCTAACAGTAAAATATGCATCAGACTCTGATTTTAATTTCATTGAGGATAATATTGACAGCAGGTGCTGCTATTTTATCAGCCTATCTCCGGAGCAAAGAAAAAAGCAGTTAATCAGTATTGTTCGTTCTTTTCATTCATTATGGGGTAAGTATGCCCGTGAAAAGCAGGACATAAAGATGCTGAACGAAATGAATAATACATCATGGGTCTGGCCGGACAATATCAACTGGTGA
- a CDS encoding ISNCY-like element ISKpn21 family transposase encodes MSAESSGVFTLKEINRIKIIQDVIERRITTRRAAEHLGISDRQCRRLLARYREGGPLGMASRRCGMRGNRQLPPGLADQALELIKTRYADFGPTLAREKLEELHGLFLGKETVRRIMVRAGLWVPRKQRAARIPQPRYRRPCTGELIQIDGCDHDWFEGRGPACTALVYVDDATSKLMELLFVKSESTFSYFEATRRYIDKHGKPLALYSDKAGVFRVNNKHATGGDGHTQFGRAMHELNIQTICAETSPAKGRVERAHLTLQDRLVKELRLQGICSMEAANDFAEAYMADYNRRFGKVPRHDFDVHRAVEHDEDLGLIFTVREKRKVSKSLTIQYDKMLYLIEDSELSRRAIGKYIDVYHYPDGRKELRLNGTLLPYSTYDRLSEIDQGAIVDNKRLGRTLEFISLVQSKRDNTRSQSIPAGDGPSRRRPKQEGKKSQRSLDNDDMLEALKQLQSRSEDIFGKRAR; translated from the coding sequence ATGAGCGCAGAAAGCTCAGGAGTGTTTACTTTGAAAGAGATCAACCGGATCAAGATTATACAGGACGTCATTGAACGTCGCATCACAACGCGCCGTGCGGCCGAGCACCTCGGTATCAGCGACAGGCAATGCCGCAGACTTCTTGCCCGTTACCGTGAAGGCGGACCGCTTGGTATGGCCAGCAGACGATGTGGCATGCGTGGTAACCGCCAGTTGCCACCCGGGCTCGCAGATCAGGCTCTGGAACTGATCAAGACGCGTTATGCTGATTTCGGTCCGACTCTGGCGCGTGAAAAGCTCGAAGAACTCCACGGACTGTTTCTTGGCAAAGAAACTGTCCGGCGCATCATGGTGCGGGCTGGCTTATGGGTTCCCCGTAAACAACGTGCCGCAAGGATCCCTCAACCACGGTACCGGCGTCCGTGTACTGGTGAGCTGATACAAATAGATGGCTGTGATCACGACTGGTTTGAAGGCCGTGGCCCGGCCTGCACCGCGCTGGTCTATGTTGATGATGCAACCAGCAAACTGATGGAACTGTTGTTTGTTAAATCGGAGTCCACGTTTTCTTACTTCGAAGCCACGCGGCGCTATATCGATAAGCATGGTAAACCGCTGGCACTGTACAGCGATAAAGCCGGTGTTTTTCGTGTTAACAATAAACACGCCACAGGCGGAGACGGGCATACTCAGTTTGGGCGAGCCATGCATGAACTGAACATCCAGACTATCTGTGCAGAAACCAGTCCCGCCAAAGGGCGTGTAGAACGAGCTCACCTCACTTTACAGGATCGTCTGGTCAAAGAGCTGCGGTTACAGGGCATTTGTTCAATGGAGGCTGCAAATGACTTCGCTGAGGCCTATATGGCTGACTATAACCGCCGTTTTGGCAAAGTACCGCGACATGATTTTGACGTACACCGTGCTGTAGAACATGATGAGGACCTGGGGCTTATTTTCACTGTTCGTGAAAAACGTAAAGTCTCAAAATCGTTGACGATACAATATGATAAAATGTTGTACCTGATTGAAGACAGCGAACTGAGTCGCCGTGCAATAGGTAAATATATCGATGTGTATCACTATCCTGATGGCAGAAAAGAGCTGCGCCTGAACGGTACGCTACTTCCCTACTCTACCTACGACCGACTGTCAGAAATCGACCAGGGCGCGATTGTCGATAACAAGCGTCTTGGCCGAACCCTGGAGTTTATCAGTCTGGTGCAGAGCAAGCGGGATAACACGCGCTCTCAGTCAATTCCCGCTGGAGATGGCCCTTCCCGACGACGGCCAAAGCAGGAAGGGAAGAAATCCCAGCGCTCACTGGATAATGATGACATGCTCGAAGCACTCAAACAGCTTCAGTCACGTTCAGAGGACATTTTTGGTAAAAGAGCCCGCTGA
- a CDS encoding EAL domain-containing protein: MVIACLWKYLTGRMMKIKKRALAVSILAPAILLVLLSSGMAFRQLNRDTAVTADILLSHVDHVTSIARHANQVTARLASMPCESVLQQMTATGSLTPYIRSTGLVKEDILVCSSVTGARQQSVSAVFGVPVSAPTGTLKITATEGTSSVPGHAAVIYAYGAGNRMTAFSMVDTRYFTDLMDSLDEGNHAVQQLRFGDGPVISGEEKLIPHKTMLRSEFRSDVSQAHLLVLTPLLSLRYYMLRNLLFLGPLSLLLTFAMLYMWRRWESRKMSLADEIRKGMADGEFTVHYQPVCETATGACSGAEALMRWQRPDGRTISPLVFIRAAEEEGLIVSLTQHLFGLIGKDVRNWQVTDSFHLGVNIAAAHLMERSFTTDVLRLWVSLDTSFRLVLEITERSLVEDTGVAAEKLYELRKKGCQVAVDDFGTGYCSLSLLQSLPVDYLKIDKIFIDSLTSAGADTPVLDTIVGLSKRLGLTTIAEGVTAAHQVDWLTKNQVPYVQGYHYGRPMPASDFYHWYCQQNGRNEA; the protein is encoded by the coding sequence ATGGTGATAGCCTGTTTATGGAAATACCTCACAGGACGAATGATGAAAATAAAAAAAAGGGCGCTGGCTGTCAGTATTCTTGCTCCCGCGATCCTGCTTGTACTGCTGTCGTCCGGAATGGCTTTTCGTCAGCTGAACAGAGATACGGCCGTGACGGCGGACATTCTGTTGAGCCATGTCGATCACGTGACATCCATTGCCCGCCATGCCAACCAGGTTACCGCCAGACTTGCTTCCATGCCCTGCGAAAGCGTCCTGCAGCAAATGACGGCGACCGGCTCCCTCACCCCCTACATCCGCAGTACCGGACTGGTCAAGGAGGATATTCTGGTCTGTTCGTCGGTGACCGGAGCCAGGCAGCAAAGTGTCTCCGCGGTTTTCGGCGTTCCCGTTTCAGCTCCCACAGGCACTCTGAAAATAACCGCGACAGAAGGTACCAGCAGCGTGCCAGGGCATGCGGCAGTCATCTACGCATACGGCGCCGGCAACCGAATGACTGCGTTCAGCATGGTGGACACCCGGTACTTCACCGATCTGATGGATTCCCTTGATGAAGGGAATCATGCGGTTCAGCAACTCCGGTTTGGTGACGGGCCCGTTATCTCGGGCGAGGAGAAATTAATTCCTCATAAGACAATGTTAAGATCTGAGTTTCGTTCTGACGTCAGTCAGGCGCATCTTCTGGTTCTTACCCCCCTGCTGTCGCTTCGCTATTACATGCTGCGTAACCTGCTTTTCCTCGGCCCCCTGTCTTTGTTACTGACCTTTGCCATGCTGTACATGTGGCGCCGCTGGGAATCCAGAAAGATGTCTCTGGCAGATGAAATCAGGAAAGGGATGGCGGACGGTGAATTTACCGTGCACTACCAGCCGGTCTGTGAAACTGCTACGGGAGCGTGTTCCGGTGCGGAGGCTCTGATGCGCTGGCAGCGCCCCGACGGCAGAACCATCTCGCCGTTAGTGTTCATCCGCGCGGCTGAAGAGGAAGGCCTGATTGTCAGTCTGACGCAACATCTGTTCGGTCTGATTGGGAAAGATGTCAGGAACTGGCAGGTGACAGACTCCTTCCATCTGGGCGTGAATATTGCTGCAGCCCACCTGATGGAGCGGTCATTCACTACCGATGTGCTGAGGCTATGGGTGTCCCTCGACACATCTTTCCGTCTGGTGCTGGAGATTACCGAGCGGAGTCTGGTTGAAGACACCGGTGTGGCCGCAGAGAAACTTTATGAGCTGCGCAAGAAAGGCTGCCAGGTGGCCGTGGATGATTTTGGTACGGGTTACTGCTCGCTGAGTTTACTTCAGAGTCTGCCGGTAGATTATCTGAAAATCGATAAAATATTCATCGACAGCCTGACCTCAGCCGGGGCCGATACGCCGGTACTGGACACCATTGTCGGCCTCAGTAAGCGCCTGGGCCTTACTACCATTGCAGAAGGTGTTACCGCCGCGCACCAGGTCGACTGGCTGACAAAAAACCAGGTACCTTACGTTCAGGGATATCATTATGGCAGACCCATGCCTGCATCCGATTTTTATCACTGGTACTGCCAACAGAATGGCAGAAACGAAGCCTGA
- the tnpC gene encoding IS66 family transposase — MNNTLPDDIEQLKALLIAQQAVIVRLSGEITGYAREIDSLRALVAKLQRMLFGRSSEKNREKIEKKIAQAEKRITELQNRLGEAQSQLTSMAGDTGSKTSDTPARKALPVTLPRDRRVISPAETECPVCSGKLKPLGESISEQLDIINTAFRVIETVRPKLACSRCDCIVQAPLPPKPIERSYASPALLARIIMAKFAEHLPLYRQSEIYARQGVELSRNTMGRWVDIMGEQLRPLYDELNHYVLMPGKVHADDTPVSVLEPGQGKTRTGRLWVYVRDDRNAGSTMPAAVWFSYSPDRKGIHPQQHLADYSGILQADAYAGYNALYESGRVTEAACMAHARRKLHDVHVRHPTAVTAEALNRIGALYAIESEIRGSPAEERLTARKARSVPLMQSLYDWIQQQMGTLSRHSDTAKAFAYLLKQWDALNEYCRNGWVEIDNNLCENALRVVALGRRNYMFFGSDSGGDSAAVMYSLLGSCKLNGIEPEAWLHHVISVINTWPANRVKDLLPWNVTLSVN; from the coding sequence ATGAACAACACACTCCCCGACGACATCGAGCAACTGAAGGCCCTGCTGATCGCACAGCAGGCGGTTATCGTCCGTCTGTCCGGTGAAATAACCGGCTATGCCCGCGAGATCGACTCACTCAGGGCGCTGGTCGCTAAACTGCAGAGAATGTTGTTCGGCCGCAGCAGCGAGAAAAACCGCGAGAAGATAGAAAAGAAGATCGCGCAGGCAGAAAAGCGCATAACCGAGCTCCAGAACAGGCTTGGCGAGGCGCAGTCGCAACTCACCTCAATGGCCGGAGATACGGGATCAAAAACATCAGACACTCCCGCCCGCAAAGCGCTTCCGGTAACACTCCCCCGTGACAGGCGGGTTATCTCCCCGGCAGAAACCGAATGCCCGGTCTGCAGCGGCAAACTAAAACCGCTGGGGGAAAGCATCTCTGAACAGCTGGATATCATCAACACTGCGTTCAGGGTAATCGAAACGGTCCGCCCAAAACTGGCCTGCAGTCGGTGCGACTGCATCGTGCAGGCACCACTGCCACCAAAACCCATCGAGCGCAGTTACGCCAGTCCGGCTCTGCTGGCACGCATTATCATGGCGAAGTTCGCTGAACACCTGCCGCTGTATCGTCAGTCGGAAATCTACGCCCGGCAGGGCGTGGAGCTGAGCCGCAATACGATGGGGCGCTGGGTTGACATTATGGGAGAACAACTTCGTCCGCTGTATGATGAACTGAACCACTATGTGCTGATGCCGGGTAAAGTGCATGCAGACGACACGCCGGTGAGTGTACTGGAGCCTGGTCAGGGTAAAACCCGTACCGGGCGGCTGTGGGTCTATGTTCGTGACGATCGTAACGCCGGCTCAACCATGCCGGCTGCCGTGTGGTTCTCCTACTCTCCCGACCGCAAAGGTATCCATCCACAGCAACATCTGGCGGACTACAGTGGTATCCTGCAGGCCGATGCCTACGCGGGTTACAACGCTCTTTATGAAAGCGGGCGGGTAACCGAAGCGGCCTGTATGGCACATGCCCGACGCAAGCTCCACGATGTTCACGTTCGCCATCCAACGGCGGTAACAGCAGAGGCGCTGAACCGTATCGGGGCGCTGTACGCCATCGAATCGGAGATCCGCGGTAGTCCGGCAGAAGAGCGACTGACAGCCAGGAAAGCCAGAAGTGTTCCGCTGATGCAGTCGCTGTACGACTGGATACAACAGCAGATGGGCACGCTGTCGCGTCACTCAGATACGGCGAAAGCGTTCGCATACCTGCTGAAACAATGGGATGCACTGAACGAATACTGCCGCAATGGCTGGGTGGAGATCGACAATAATCTGTGCGAAAACGCACTTCGAGTGGTGGCGCTGGGACGGCGTAACTACATGTTCTTCGGCTCTGATAGTGGTGGTGACAGTGCGGCAGTGATGTACAGCCTGCTCGGAAGCTGCAAACTCAACGGCATCGAGCCGGAGGCCTGGCTGCACCACGTGATCAGTGTCATCAATACCTGGCCTGCCAACCGCGTGAAAGATCTGTTGCCCTGGAACGTCACCCTCTCTGTAAACTAA